In the genome of Kitasatospora cathayae, one region contains:
- the galE gene encoding UDP-glucose 4-epimerase GalE codes for MTWLITGGAGYIGGHVVRQLLDAGERVAVLDDLSTGDASRVPAGVPLIEGSTLDRAVLDAAIREHGIEGVLHFAAKKQVGESVEQPFLYYRENVIGLQTVLEAAAEGGVKRFLFSSSAAVYGMPDVDLVTESTPCAPMSPYGETKLAGEWLVAAAGKAHGMSTVALRYFNVAGAASPELSDTGVFNLIPMVFERLTAGEAPRVFGDDYATPDGTCVRDFIHVSDIASAHVAAAKRLAADPAGETALVLNIGRGEGVSVKEMIEVIGKVTGYDTTAEVTPRRPGDPARVVASADLIHRELGWSARHDVADMVSSAWDGWCSRHPEARRA; via the coding sequence ATGACTTGGTTGATCACCGGCGGTGCCGGTTACATCGGTGGGCACGTCGTCCGCCAGCTGCTCGACGCCGGTGAGCGCGTCGCCGTCCTGGACGACCTGAGCACCGGCGACGCCTCCCGAGTGCCGGCCGGCGTCCCGCTGATCGAGGGCTCCACCCTGGACCGCGCCGTCCTGGACGCCGCGATCCGCGAGCACGGCATCGAGGGCGTGCTGCACTTCGCCGCCAAGAAGCAGGTCGGCGAGTCGGTCGAGCAGCCGTTCCTGTACTACCGCGAGAACGTGATCGGCCTGCAGACGGTGCTGGAGGCCGCGGCCGAGGGCGGCGTCAAGCGCTTCCTGTTCTCCTCCTCCGCCGCCGTCTACGGCATGCCGGACGTCGACCTGGTCACCGAGTCCACCCCCTGCGCGCCGATGAGCCCGTACGGCGAGACCAAGCTGGCCGGCGAGTGGCTGGTCGCCGCGGCCGGCAAGGCCCACGGGATGTCCACCGTGGCCCTGCGCTACTTCAACGTGGCCGGCGCCGCCTCGCCCGAGCTCTCCGACACCGGGGTGTTCAACCTGATCCCGATGGTCTTCGAGCGGCTGACCGCCGGCGAGGCGCCGCGGGTCTTCGGTGACGACTACGCGACCCCGGACGGCACCTGCGTCCGCGACTTCATCCACGTCTCCGACATCGCCTCGGCCCACGTGGCCGCCGCCAAGCGGCTGGCCGCCGACCCGGCCGGGGAGACCGCGCTGGTGCTCAACATCGGCCGCGGCGAGGGCGTCAGCGTCAAGGAGATGATCGAGGTGATCGGCAAGGTCACCGGGTACGACACCACCGCCGAGGTGACCCCGCGCCGCCCCGGCGACCCGGCCCGGGTGGTGGCCTCCGCCGACCTGATCCACCGCGAGCTGGGCTGGAGCGCGCGCCACGACGTGGCCGACATGGTCTCCTCGGCCTGGGATGGCTGGTGCAGCCGCCACCCCGAGGCCCGCAGGGCCTGA
- a CDS encoding NADH-quinone oxidoreductase subunit B, with protein MDVTHTHSHGAQGGPVPLGLPDPARPGAVEHRGLGPLARLAPDPVKVVLNWGRRYSLWCFNFGLACCAIEFIAASMAKHDFIRMGVIPFAPGPRQADLMIVSGTVTDKMAPAVKRLYEQMPEPKYVISFGACSNSGGPYWDSYSVTKGVDQIIPVDVYVPGCPPRPEALLQGILKLQEKIAAESLPGRYAAPAAALRRPLVPGPSSGPAAGPSAGSSEGGVS; from the coding sequence ATGGACGTGACGCACACCCACTCGCACGGTGCCCAGGGCGGTCCCGTCCCGCTCGGCCTGCCCGACCCCGCCCGCCCCGGCGCCGTCGAGCACCGCGGCCTCGGCCCGCTGGCCCGGCTCGCGCCCGACCCGGTCAAGGTCGTGCTCAACTGGGGCCGTCGCTACAGCCTCTGGTGCTTCAACTTCGGCCTGGCCTGCTGCGCGATCGAGTTCATCGCCGCGTCCATGGCCAAGCACGACTTCATCCGGATGGGCGTCATCCCGTTCGCGCCGGGCCCCCGCCAGGCGGACCTGATGATCGTCTCCGGGACGGTCACCGACAAGATGGCGCCCGCCGTCAAGCGCCTCTACGAGCAGATGCCCGAGCCGAAGTACGTCATCTCCTTCGGCGCCTGCTCCAACTCCGGCGGCCCGTACTGGGACTCGTACTCCGTCACCAAGGGCGTGGACCAGATCATCCCGGTCGACGTCTACGTGCCCGGCTGCCCGCCCCGGCCGGAGGCGCTGCTCCAGGGCATCCTCAAGCTGCAGGAGAAGATCGCCGCCGAGTCGCTGCCCGGCCGCTACGCCGCGCCCGCGGCGGCGCTGCGCCGTCCGCTGGTGCCGGGGCCTTCGAGCGGTCCGGCGGCCGGTCCGTCGGCCGGTTCGTCCGAGGGAGGGGTCTCGTGA
- a CDS encoding sensor histidine kinase codes for MKSLHRRAVDAVKEQDARMERPPLYGARMWHQVGQLMLNLPLGIAGFVLSVTALSVGLGLSVTVIGLPVLAAGLAGSRALGALGRRRARSAYGSRIDEPQPVKPRRPGAVAYTIAQLTDLLNWRSALYNVLMLPWGILSFTLSLVSVIVLWPVLPVVVRAMAAIDRILIESLLFPGALAERVRELEDDRGTVVDTAAADLRRIERDLHDGAQARLVALAMDLGMAKERLREVETEEDMAVATRMVDNAHGEVKLALQELRDLARGIHPAVLTDRGLDAALSAVAARCTVPGGVKVNVDLAGPDGEPERPDSAVEGIAYFTVSELLTNVSKHAGAGSASVDVWRSDDQLMVLVQDDGRGGAAPYPGSGLGGLAERIRAVDGVFLVESPEGGPTTVTVELPWRTRTARR; via the coding sequence ATGAAGTCGCTGCACCGCCGCGCCGTGGACGCCGTCAAGGAGCAGGACGCTCGGATGGAGCGTCCGCCGCTGTACGGCGCGCGGATGTGGCACCAGGTCGGGCAGCTGATGCTCAACCTGCCGCTGGGCATCGCCGGCTTCGTGCTCTCGGTCACCGCACTCTCGGTCGGCCTGGGCCTGTCGGTCACGGTGATCGGCCTGCCGGTGCTGGCCGCCGGGCTGGCCGGCTCCCGCGCCCTGGGCGCGCTGGGCCGCCGCCGGGCCCGCTCGGCGTACGGCTCGCGGATCGACGAGCCGCAGCCGGTGAAGCCGCGCCGCCCGGGCGCGGTCGCCTACACCATCGCCCAGCTCACCGACCTGCTGAACTGGCGTTCGGCGCTCTACAACGTGCTGATGCTGCCCTGGGGCATCCTGAGCTTCACCCTGTCCCTGGTCTCGGTGATCGTGCTGTGGCCGGTACTGCCCGTGGTGGTGCGCGCGATGGCGGCGATCGACCGGATCCTGATCGAATCGCTGCTCTTCCCCGGCGCGCTGGCCGAACGGGTGCGCGAGCTGGAGGACGACCGCGGCACCGTGGTCGACACCGCCGCCGCCGACCTGCGCCGGATCGAACGCGATCTGCACGACGGCGCCCAGGCCCGCCTGGTCGCGCTGGCGATGGATCTCGGCATGGCCAAGGAGCGGCTGCGCGAGGTGGAGACGGAGGAGGACATGGCGGTCGCCACCCGAATGGTCGACAACGCGCACGGCGAGGTGAAGCTGGCCCTGCAGGAGCTGCGCGACCTGGCCCGCGGCATCCACCCGGCGGTGCTCACCGACCGCGGTCTGGACGCGGCGCTGTCCGCGGTCGCGGCCCGCTGCACCGTCCCGGGCGGGGTGAAGGTGAACGTCGACCTGGCCGGACCGGACGGCGAGCCCGAGCGCCCGGACTCGGCCGTCGAGGGCATCGCCTACTTCACTGTCAGCGAGCTGCTGACCAACGTCTCCAAGCACGCGGGCGCCGGGAGCGCCTCGGTCGACGTCTGGCGTTCGGACGACCAGCTGATGGTGCTGGTCCAGGACGACGGCAGGGGCGGGGCCGCTCCCTACCCGGGCAGCGGCCTGGGCGGGCTGGCCGAGCGGATCCGGGCGGTGGACGGGGTGTTCCTGGTGGAGAGCCCGGAGGGCGGCCCGACCACCGTCACCGTCGAGCTGCCCTGGCGCACCCGCACCGCCCGCCGCTGA
- a CDS encoding TetR family transcriptional regulator, giving the protein MTGQVRTVDGRVAGRRGQETRQKLLDCLREMLSTSPYRDVKVIDVARMAGTSPATFYQYFPDVEGAVLEIAEEMAKDADTLKELVAGKSWAGKSGPTTSEELVDGFLAFWRKNDAILRVVTLGAAEGDKRFFKIRMTVLNAVAKPLAEAVKELQAKGQADKSLDPNAVSGALVSLLAAAAEHQKAFTSWGVKVKDLKPNLAPLVYLGVTGKKAPK; this is encoded by the coding sequence ATGACAGGACAAGTTCGCACCGTCGACGGTCGCGTCGCCGGGCGACGCGGACAGGAGACGCGGCAGAAGCTGCTCGACTGCCTCCGTGAGATGCTCAGCACGTCGCCCTATCGGGACGTCAAGGTCATCGACGTCGCCCGTATGGCGGGTACCTCCCCCGCGACCTTCTACCAGTACTTCCCGGATGTCGAGGGCGCCGTCCTCGAAATCGCCGAGGAAATGGCCAAGGACGCCGACACCCTCAAAGAGCTGGTGGCCGGAAAGTCCTGGGCAGGGAAGTCCGGACCGACCACTTCGGAAGAACTGGTCGACGGATTCCTCGCCTTCTGGCGCAAGAACGACGCCATTCTCCGAGTGGTCACGCTCGGTGCCGCGGAAGGGGACAAGCGGTTCTTCAAGATCCGCATGACCGTCCTCAACGCGGTCGCCAAGCCACTCGCCGAGGCCGTCAAGGAACTCCAGGCGAAGGGTCAGGCCGACAAGTCGCTCGACCCGAACGCCGTCTCGGGGGCCCTGGTCTCGCTGCTCGCCGCGGCGGCCGAGCACCAGAAGGCCTTCACCTCCTGGGGCGTCAAGGTCAAGGACCTCAAACCCAACCTCGCTCCCCTGGTGTACCTGGGCGTCACCGGCAAGAAGGCGCCCAAGTAG
- a CDS encoding serine/threonine-protein kinase: MDQLTAHDPRRIGPFEVLGRLGAGGMGLVYLARSASGRRVAIKTVRGELAEDELFRVRFAREIAAAKTVGGFYTAAVVDADADARVPWLATAYIPAPSLEDLVEECGPLPVEATRWLVAGIAEALQSIHAAGLIHRDLKPSNVLVVEDGPKVIDFGIASGVSSTRLTMTNVAVGTPAYMSPEQARDSRTVRGASDVFSLGSLMVFCATGHPPYRGSNPVETVFQLLREEPDLTGMAPELMDLVRACMQQAPERRPTPAQIQAELAPHLFSRDDASGEAGDWLPANALELIERKRGRRPSAPAPRPYAGPAEPPRPSHPQAPPQQPPAPPQPVGADDPRTYPGAGHAPQSGPVHAGPRPGGPDEGIPTAKIPSKNKHRAPTGGVAVEVQLSGASVRIGPGPRAEHEQPGPGTAPAATDWVRRAAAPTPAPVPPSTPAPAPSPAPAARWRPWRFRMSNDVWGTPVVADGTLFVSSFEVHALDIGSGERRYKTRDVAWALAVDAGRVHAADGPHLYTVDVADGTERWRTSLDGWVYSLSAADGVLCCGVRGGGVQLRAAATGAELWRADDAQQDYENPQSGPVLVGGQAYYYGAGRLRCVDPRGAGLRWSFQVGEDVPSHPVERGGVLYVTAGTRVYALDAASGAERWRFDAPVVLFTPPALDGDAVYVADYLGTVYALDAATGLDRWRGVTGSRQGAEPVVVGDGMVLVGSGEVLYAFEAATGRERWRYTARGEIVGSPAVADGLVHLGSRDHSLHTLDLATGQLRWELGTKGELTGSPVAVGGRVFVGSKDRCVYALDAYYGTAVPAR, encoded by the coding sequence GTGGACCAGCTGACGGCGCACGATCCGAGGCGGATCGGGCCCTTCGAGGTGCTGGGGCGGCTCGGCGCGGGTGGGATGGGGCTGGTCTACCTGGCGCGCTCCGCCTCGGGGCGCCGGGTGGCCATCAAGACCGTCCGGGGGGAGCTGGCCGAGGACGAGCTGTTCCGGGTCCGCTTCGCCCGCGAGATCGCGGCGGCCAAGACGGTCGGCGGCTTCTACACCGCGGCCGTGGTGGACGCCGACGCGGACGCCCGGGTGCCCTGGCTGGCCACCGCGTACATCCCGGCACCCTCGCTGGAGGACCTGGTCGAGGAGTGCGGCCCGCTGCCGGTGGAGGCCACCCGCTGGCTGGTCGCCGGCATCGCCGAGGCGCTGCAGTCCATCCACGCGGCCGGGCTGATCCACCGAGACCTCAAGCCCTCGAACGTCCTGGTGGTCGAGGACGGCCCCAAGGTGATCGACTTCGGCATCGCCTCCGGGGTCTCCAGCACCCGGCTGACCATGACCAACGTCGCGGTCGGCACACCCGCGTACATGTCCCCGGAACAGGCCCGGGACAGCCGGACCGTCCGGGGCGCCAGCGACGTCTTCTCGCTCGGCTCGCTGATGGTCTTCTGCGCCACCGGGCACCCGCCCTACCGCGGCTCCAACCCGGTCGAGACGGTGTTCCAGCTGCTGCGCGAGGAGCCGGACCTCACCGGCATGGCACCCGAGCTGATGGACCTGGTCCGCGCCTGCATGCAACAGGCGCCCGAGCGCCGGCCGACCCCGGCGCAGATCCAGGCCGAGCTGGCCCCGCACCTGTTCTCCCGGGACGACGCCTCCGGCGAGGCCGGCGACTGGCTGCCCGCGAACGCGCTGGAACTGATCGAGCGCAAGCGCGGCCGCCGTCCGAGCGCGCCGGCGCCCCGCCCGTACGCCGGCCCGGCCGAGCCGCCGCGGCCCTCGCACCCCCAGGCCCCGCCGCAGCAGCCGCCCGCGCCGCCGCAGCCCGTCGGCGCGGACGACCCGCGCACCTACCCGGGCGCCGGGCACGCGCCGCAGTCCGGGCCGGTGCACGCCGGCCCGCGGCCGGGGGGCCCGGACGAGGGGATCCCGACCGCGAAGATCCCCTCCAAGAACAAGCACCGCGCGCCCACCGGCGGCGTGGCCGTCGAGGTGCAACTGTCCGGCGCCTCGGTGCGGATAGGCCCGGGGCCTCGGGCCGAGCACGAGCAGCCCGGTCCGGGCACCGCCCCGGCCGCGACCGACTGGGTCCGCCGGGCGGCGGCGCCGACCCCGGCGCCGGTCCCTCCGTCGACCCCGGCCCCGGCGCCGTCCCCGGCTCCGGCCGCCCGCTGGCGCCCCTGGCGGTTCCGGATGTCCAACGACGTCTGGGGCACCCCGGTGGTCGCCGACGGCACGCTCTTCGTCTCCAGCTTCGAGGTGCACGCGCTGGACATCGGTTCCGGCGAGCGCCGCTACAAGACCCGGGACGTCGCCTGGGCGCTCGCGGTGGACGCCGGCCGGGTGCACGCCGCCGACGGCCCGCACCTGTACACCGTGGACGTCGCGGACGGCACCGAGCGCTGGCGCACCTCGCTGGACGGCTGGGTCTACTCGCTCTCCGCCGCCGACGGCGTGCTCTGCTGCGGCGTGCGGGGCGGCGGCGTCCAGCTGCGCGCGGCCGCCACCGGCGCCGAGCTGTGGCGCGCCGACGACGCCCAGCAGGACTACGAGAACCCGCAGTCCGGCCCGGTCCTGGTGGGCGGCCAGGCCTACTACTACGGCGCCGGTCGGTTGCGCTGCGTGGACCCGCGCGGGGCGGGCCTGCGCTGGTCCTTCCAGGTCGGCGAGGACGTGCCCTCGCACCCGGTCGAACGCGGCGGCGTGCTGTACGTGACGGCCGGCACCCGGGTGTACGCGCTGGACGCGGCCAGCGGGGCCGAGCGCTGGCGCTTCGACGCCCCGGTGGTGCTGTTCACCCCGCCGGCGCTGGACGGCGACGCGGTCTACGTGGCCGACTACCTGGGCACCGTCTACGCGCTGGACGCGGCCACCGGCCTGGACCGCTGGCGCGGGGTCACCGGCAGCCGCCAGGGCGCCGAGCCGGTGGTGGTCGGGGACGGCATGGTGCTGGTGGGCAGCGGCGAGGTGCTGTACGCCTTCGAGGCGGCGACCGGCCGGGAGCGCTGGCGCTACACCGCGCGCGGCGAGATCGTCGGCTCCCCGGCGGTGGCCGACGGCCTGGTGCACCTGGGCAGCCGGGACCACTCCCTGCACACCCTGGACCTGGCGACCGGTCAGCTGCGCTGGGAGCTCGGCACCAAGGGCGAGCTCACCGGCTCCCCGGTGGCGGTCGGCGGGCGGGTCTTCGTCGGCTCCAAGGACCGCTGCGTGTACGCGCTGGACGCCTACTACGGCACGGCGGTGCCCGCCCGCTGA
- a CDS encoding NADH-quinone oxidoreductase subunit C, translating into MTTPEQYAASVGEWATGAEAYGLITVDVPAERWIEALTSARDVLGLGFFDWLSAVDELAEGFSVVAHLAAAEAPGVRHLALRTRVPRDGAALPSAVAVYAGAAWHERETHEMFGIDFPGHPYLATLLLPDGFEGHPLRKEFVLAARVAKDWPGAKEPGESDHGGGPARRKMQPAGVPDPNEWGPLKGTLPPVAERPARGARAAGAAARTPRAGAAAAAAAGAGVGVGVEGAGAGAPPVRADRPRRTRSVSEGSASQAAAEASAAPEAAAVEGAPPVRADRPRRTRSVSEGSVSQAAEETPAATESAAPVRPRSSDAPWHHPVPAHDEKPSAEEPSAEKPSAEEPSTEEPGGAKHENSAGAADQDGDGA; encoded by the coding sequence GTGACCACGCCTGAGCAGTACGCGGCGTCGGTCGGGGAGTGGGCGACCGGCGCCGAGGCGTACGGGCTGATCACCGTCGACGTGCCGGCCGAGCGCTGGATCGAGGCGCTCACCAGCGCCCGGGACGTGCTGGGCCTGGGCTTCTTCGACTGGCTGAGCGCCGTCGACGAGCTCGCCGAGGGCTTCTCCGTGGTCGCCCACCTGGCCGCCGCCGAGGCGCCGGGCGTGCGCCACCTCGCGCTGCGCACCCGGGTGCCGCGCGACGGGGCCGCGCTGCCCAGCGCCGTCGCGGTGTACGCGGGCGCCGCCTGGCACGAGCGCGAGACCCACGAGATGTTCGGCATCGACTTCCCCGGGCACCCGTACCTGGCCACCCTGCTGCTGCCGGACGGCTTCGAGGGGCACCCGCTGCGCAAGGAGTTCGTGCTCGCGGCGCGGGTCGCCAAGGACTGGCCGGGCGCCAAGGAGCCGGGAGAGTCGGACCACGGCGGCGGGCCGGCCCGGCGCAAGATGCAGCCGGCCGGTGTGCCGGACCCGAACGAGTGGGGGCCGCTCAAGGGCACCCTGCCGCCGGTCGCCGAGCGGCCCGCGCGCGGTGCGCGGGCGGCGGGCGCGGCGGCGCGGACGCCCCGGGCGGGCGCGGCTGCGGCTGCGGCCGCTGGTGCCGGTGTCGGTGTCGGTGTCGAGGGTGCGGGTGCGGGTGCGCCGCCGGTGCGGGCGGACCGGCCGCGGCGGACGCGGTCGGTGTCGGAGGGGTCGGCGAGCCAGGCGGCCGCCGAGGCTTCCGCGGCTCCGGAGGCCGCCGCCGTCGAGGGTGCGCCACCGGTGCGGGCGGACCGGCCGCGGCGGACGCGGTCGGTGTCCGAGGGGTCGGTCAGCCAGGCGGCCGAGGAGACTCCTGCCGCCACCGAGTCCGCGGCTCCGGTCCGGCCCCGGTCCTCCGACGCGCCCTGGCACCACCCGGTGCCCGCCCACGACGAGAAGCCGTCGGCCGAGGAGCCGTCGGCCGAGAAGCCGTCGGCCGAGGAGCCGTCGACCGAGGAACCGGGCGGGGCCAAGCACGAGAACTCGGCCGGCGCGGCCGATCAGGACGGAGACGGCGCGTGA
- a CDS encoding S1C family serine protease has product MTALALAGCSSSASSSSSTAASSSGTTKQASSAPGAQPGAANQLQDAYQKVIGDVLPSVVQITTGESLGSGIVYDDKGDIVTNAHVVGSATAFTVTLANTTKALDATLVGSYPDDDLAVIKLSSPPGGLKPATFGDSSKVQLGQITLAMGSPLGLSSSVTQGIVSATGRTVSEPRGGGSPGATIGNMVQTSAAINPGNSGGALVNLDSQVIGINTLAATEPQTNGAAAPGIGFAIPASTITNITDQLIKQGKVTNSGRAALGITARTSFNQQFQPAGAVIVAVSQGGPAASAGLQPGDVITKIGDTPVDSLNALTTALASLTPGSKVTVTYVRDGNSRTADVTLGTLESSS; this is encoded by the coding sequence ATGACGGCGCTGGCGCTGGCCGGGTGCAGCAGCTCGGCCTCCTCGTCCTCCTCCACGGCCGCCTCCTCGTCCGGCACCACCAAGCAGGCCTCCTCCGCCCCCGGCGCCCAGCCCGGCGCTGCCAACCAGCTGCAGGACGCGTACCAGAAGGTGATCGGCGACGTGCTGCCCTCGGTGGTCCAGATCACCACCGGCGAGAGCCTCGGCTCCGGGATCGTCTACGACGACAAGGGCGACATCGTCACCAACGCCCACGTGGTCGGCAGCGCGACCGCCTTCACCGTCACCCTGGCCAACACCACCAAGGCGCTGGACGCCACCCTGGTCGGCAGCTATCCCGACGACGACCTCGCGGTGATCAAGCTCAGCAGCCCGCCCGGCGGCCTAAAGCCGGCCACCTTCGGCGATTCCAGCAAGGTCCAGCTCGGCCAGATCACCCTCGCCATGGGCAGCCCGCTCGGGCTCTCCAGCAGCGTCACCCAGGGCATCGTCTCGGCCACCGGGCGGACCGTCTCCGAGCCCCGCGGCGGCGGCTCGCCGGGCGCCACCATCGGCAACATGGTGCAGACCTCGGCCGCGATCAACCCGGGCAACAGCGGCGGCGCACTGGTCAACCTGGACAGCCAGGTGATCGGCATCAACACCCTCGCCGCGACCGAGCCGCAGACCAACGGCGCGGCCGCCCCCGGCATCGGTTTCGCCATCCCGGCGTCCACCATCACCAACATCACCGACCAGCTGATCAAGCAGGGCAAGGTCACCAACTCCGGCCGGGCCGCGCTCGGCATCACCGCCCGGACCAGCTTCAACCAGCAGTTCCAGCCGGCCGGCGCGGTCATCGTGGCGGTCAGCCAGGGCGGGCCGGCCGCCTCGGCGGGGCTCCAGCCCGGCGACGTCATCACCAAGATCGGCGACACCCCGGTCGACTCGCTGAACGCGCTCACCACCGCGCTCGCCTCGCTCACCCCGGGCAGCAAGGTGACCGTCACCTACGTCCGGGACGGCAACAGCAGGACCGCCGACGTCACGCTCGGCACGCTGGAGAGCAGCTCCTAG
- the nuoH gene encoding NADH-quinone oxidoreductase subunit NuoH has product MNLLDTVLRCVATLVVFLLFPLVIGQTEHKVMAHMQGRLGPMYAGGFHGWAQLVADGVKFAQKEDVVPAGADRRIFQLAPAVSLLPYLFVLLAIPVGPDGFVGQAIDAGLFFVLAVMGVGVIGKLMAGWASANKFSLLGGLRTAAQLMSYELPMVLAAASVAMAAGTLSLPGILDAWQWYWLPWQIIGAFVFFTAGLAELQRPPFDMPVADSEIIFGAYTEYTGLRFALFLLSEYAGILVVSALTAVLFLGGWHGPMADQLGWLWMLLKTFALAFVVIWLRVTYPRLREDQLMRFAWVGLIPLALVQLALTGIIKVAIS; this is encoded by the coding sequence GTGAACCTGCTCGACACGGTGCTCCGCTGCGTCGCCACCCTCGTCGTCTTCCTGCTCTTCCCGCTGGTCATCGGCCAGACCGAGCACAAGGTCATGGCGCACATGCAGGGCCGGCTCGGCCCGATGTACGCGGGCGGCTTCCACGGCTGGGCGCAGCTCGTCGCGGACGGCGTGAAGTTCGCGCAGAAGGAGGACGTCGTCCCGGCCGGGGCGGACCGCCGGATCTTCCAGCTGGCGCCCGCCGTCTCGCTGCTGCCCTACCTGTTCGTGCTGCTGGCGATCCCGGTGGGACCGGACGGCTTCGTCGGTCAGGCGATCGACGCCGGGCTGTTCTTCGTGCTGGCCGTGATGGGCGTCGGCGTGATCGGCAAGCTGATGGCCGGCTGGGCCTCGGCGAACAAGTTCTCGCTGCTCGGCGGTCTGCGCACGGCCGCGCAGCTGATGTCCTACGAGCTGCCGATGGTGCTGGCGGCGGCCTCCGTGGCGATGGCCGCCGGCACCCTGTCGCTGCCCGGGATCCTGGACGCCTGGCAGTGGTACTGGCTGCCCTGGCAGATCATCGGCGCCTTCGTGTTCTTCACGGCCGGTCTGGCCGAGCTCCAGCGGCCGCCGTTCGACATGCCGGTCGCCGACTCGGAGATCATCTTCGGCGCGTACACCGAGTACACCGGCCTGCGCTTCGCGCTGTTCCTGCTGTCCGAGTACGCGGGCATCCTGGTGGTGTCGGCGCTGACGGCGGTGCTCTTCCTCGGCGGCTGGCACGGGCCGATGGCGGACCAGCTCGGCTGGCTCTGGATGCTCCTCAAGACCTTCGCGCTGGCCTTCGTGGTCATCTGGCTGCGGGTCACCTATCCGCGCCTGCGCGAGGACCAGCTGATGCGCTTCGCCTGGGTGGGGCTGATCCCGCTCGCGCTCGTGCAGCTGGCCCTCACCGGCATCATCAAGGTGGCGATCTCATGA
- a CDS encoding beta-ketoacyl-ACP synthase III: protein MSGSRIVALGHYQPPKVLTNDDLAALVDTDDEWIRTRVGIRTRHIAEGETLVDLATEAAQKALANSGRTAAEIDLVVVATCTAIERSPNTAAAVAARLGVRSPAAYDVNTVCSGFSYALATADHAIRAGAARRALVIGAERMSDTLDWTDRSTCVIFGDGAGAAVVEAQEEGAEPGIGPVVWGSEPERGDAVVITGWDPVISQQGQSVFRWATTQLAPLAREACERAGLDPSELKGFVPHQANLRIINAIAAKLGLADAVVARDVVDSGNTSAASIPLAFSKLVERGELSPGDPVLLFGFGGGLAYAGQVVRCP, encoded by the coding sequence ATGAGCGGTTCGCGCATTGTGGCACTCGGCCACTACCAGCCCCCCAAGGTCCTCACCAACGACGACCTGGCGGCACTCGTCGACACCGATGACGAATGGATCCGCACCCGGGTGGGCATCCGCACCCGGCACATCGCAGAGGGCGAGACCCTGGTCGACCTCGCCACCGAGGCCGCCCAGAAGGCCCTGGCCAACAGCGGCCGGACGGCGGCCGAGATCGACCTGGTCGTGGTCGCCACCTGCACCGCGATCGAGCGCAGCCCCAACACCGCCGCCGCGGTGGCCGCCCGGCTGGGCGTCCGCTCGCCCGCCGCGTACGACGTCAACACGGTCTGCTCCGGCTTCTCCTACGCGCTGGCCACCGCCGACCACGCCATCCGGGCGGGGGCGGCGCGCCGGGCGCTGGTGATCGGCGCCGAGCGGATGTCCGACACGCTCGACTGGACCGACCGCTCCACCTGTGTGATCTTCGGGGACGGCGCGGGCGCCGCGGTGGTCGAGGCCCAGGAGGAGGGCGCCGAGCCGGGCATCGGGCCGGTGGTCTGGGGCTCCGAGCCCGAGCGGGGCGACGCCGTGGTGATCACCGGCTGGGACCCGGTGATCAGCCAGCAGGGCCAGTCGGTGTTCCGCTGGGCCACCACCCAGCTCGCCCCGCTGGCCCGCGAGGCCTGCGAGCGGGCCGGGCTCGACCCGTCGGAGCTGAAGGGCTTCGTCCCGCACCAGGCCAACCTGCGGATCATCAACGCGATCGCCGCCAAGCTGGGCCTCGCCGACGCGGTGGTGGCCCGGGACGTGGTCGACTCCGGCAACACCTCGGCCGCCTCGATCCCGCTCGCCTTCTCCAAGCTGGTCGAGCGCGGCGAGCTCTCCCCGGGCGACCCGGTCCTGCTCTTCGGCTTCGGCGGCGGCCTGGCCTACGCCGGCCAGGTCGTGCGCTGTCCGTGA
- a CDS encoding NADH-quinone oxidoreductase subunit A translates to MEGQQAAAVVADPAVGSGYFDAYAAMGLLAVVGVLFVTVAFTANRLLRPVVYSPEKLLAYECGVDPVGEDWAHTQIRYYVYAFLYVIFAVDAIYLFPWATVFAAAGYGAATLIEMFLFIGFLAVGLLYAWKKGVLEWT, encoded by the coding sequence ATGGAGGGGCAGCAGGCGGCTGCCGTCGTGGCCGACCCGGCGGTCGGCAGCGGCTACTTCGACGCGTACGCCGCGATGGGCCTGCTGGCCGTCGTCGGGGTGCTCTTCGTCACCGTGGCGTTCACCGCCAACCGCCTGCTGCGGCCGGTGGTGTACTCACCCGAGAAGCTCCTCGCCTACGAGTGCGGAGTGGACCCGGTGGGCGAGGACTGGGCGCACACCCAGATCCGCTACTACGTGTACGCCTTCCTGTACGTGATCTTCGCGGTCGACGCGATCTACCTGTTCCCGTGGGCGACCGTCTTCGCCGCCGCCGGGTACGGCGCCGCAACGCTGATCGAGATGTTCCTCTTCATCGGCTTCCTCGCGGTCGGACTGCTCTACGCCTGGAAGAAGGGCGTTCTGGAATGGACGTGA